The Coraliomargarita parva genome contains a region encoding:
- the pheA gene encoding prephenate dehydratase — MADNINTKLQLNRDAIDRIDRQVVELLSERVQIDGGYDEAQVLAKVAAFNPGPLSDATLQAIYSALMLAGLAPGAKATDAAYVDGVDRRIVELLNERVTHAGVIGKIKHANGADYYDPTREAQVMAKVTGLNRGPIANATLKAVYREVISGSIALEKKLVIAYLGPEATYTHQAAIRNFGVSLDYRAMKTIPDVFSEVENGKADYGVIPIENSTEGAVFHSMDMLVESDLHICSQVYLPIEHCLISQSPLYEIKEVRSKDQALGQCREWLQKHLHGVPQVDVVSTADAVRTAGDCEGVAAIASALSAQRYGVKVQAHGIQDRDDNVTRFLVVGKTRAKPLGDGLDKTSLVISLKDEVGALVNALRAFANRGINLSKIESRPSRKKAWDYLFFIDFIGHYEDAHVQDALNELELNCSFVKWLGSYPNVSREE, encoded by the coding sequence ATGGCCGACAACATCAACACCAAGCTCCAGTTGAACCGCGATGCGATCGACCGCATCGACCGCCAGGTGGTCGAGTTGCTCAGCGAACGCGTGCAGATCGACGGAGGCTACGATGAGGCGCAGGTCCTGGCGAAAGTCGCGGCCTTCAATCCCGGTCCCTTGTCGGATGCGACGCTGCAGGCGATTTACTCGGCCCTGATGCTGGCGGGTCTGGCCCCCGGCGCCAAAGCGACGGATGCGGCCTACGTGGATGGGGTGGATCGCCGGATTGTCGAGTTGTTAAACGAACGGGTGACGCATGCGGGTGTGATCGGGAAGATCAAGCATGCCAACGGTGCCGATTACTACGATCCGACCCGCGAAGCGCAGGTCATGGCCAAAGTGACCGGCTTGAACCGGGGGCCGATCGCGAATGCCACGCTCAAGGCGGTTTATCGAGAAGTGATTTCCGGTTCGATCGCCTTGGAAAAGAAACTGGTGATCGCCTACTTGGGGCCGGAAGCCACTTATACCCATCAGGCTGCCATTCGTAATTTCGGGGTCAGCCTGGATTACCGGGCGATGAAGACCATCCCGGACGTTTTCAGCGAAGTGGAGAATGGCAAGGCCGACTATGGCGTGATTCCGATCGAGAATTCCACGGAAGGCGCGGTTTTTCATTCCATGGACATGCTGGTGGAGTCGGACCTGCATATCTGTTCGCAGGTGTACTTGCCGATCGAGCACTGCCTGATTTCGCAGTCGCCCCTGTATGAGATCAAAGAGGTTCGCTCAAAAGACCAGGCCTTGGGGCAGTGCCGGGAGTGGCTGCAGAAGCATTTGCATGGAGTCCCGCAGGTGGATGTGGTCAGTACGGCCGATGCGGTGCGTACCGCCGGGGATTGCGAGGGTGTGGCCGCGATCGCGAGCGCGCTGTCCGCCCAGCGTTACGGCGTCAAGGTGCAGGCCCATGGTATACAGGACCGTGATGACAATGTGACCCGTTTCCTGGTGGTGGGGAAGACCCGGGCCAAGCCGCTGGGTGATGGTTTGGACAAGACCAGCTTGGTGATCTCGCTCAAGGATGAGGTGGGCGCGCTGGTCAATGCGCTGCGTGCTTTCGCCAATCGCGGAATCAACTTGAGCAAGATCGAATCCCGGCCCAGCCGGAAAAAGGCATGGGACTACCTCTTCTTTATCGATTTTATCGGGCATTATGAGGATGCCCATGTTCAGGACGCCCTCAATGAGCTGGAGTTGAACTGCTCGTTTGTGAAGTGGCTCGGCAGTTACCCGAACG